In Chloroflexota bacterium, a single genomic region encodes these proteins:
- a CDS encoding IS701 family transposase — protein KLELLKGDTQLNHFALKAKLYLQAIQAAYAKLRELNPVCLAA, from the coding sequence TCAAACTTGAACTGCTCAAAGGCGACACCCAACTCAACCATTTTGCCCTCAAAGCCAAGCTCTATTTGCAAGCCATTCAAGCCGCTTACGCCAAGTTGCGCGAACTCAACCCCGTCTGCTTGGCTGCGTAA